AGCCTACGAACCCTATGGGAAACTGAGTCGCCTCAAAGAACGGGAGATTTCCACTCAGTCCACCACCAGTTCCGGTGAACAAAACGATGCGGACGAGTATGATCGCGAATCCGTAGCGGACTTCGCTTTGTGGAAATCTCGCAAGCCGGATGATGGTGATAATTTCTGGGAAAGCCCCTGGGGTGAAGGCCGTCCTGGCTGGCACCTCGAATGCTCGGCCATGAGTCAGGAATACCTGGGTGACAGCTTCGACCTCCACGGCGGAGGCATCGACCTTTGCTTCCCGCATCACGAAAACGAGATCGCACAAAGTGAGGGTGCAACCGGCAAACCATTCGCCCGGCACTGGTTTCACAATGCTCACCTGATGGTCGAAGGACAAAAGATGAGTAAGAGCCTTGGCAACCTTTATACCTTAGAAGACTTAAAGGACAAAGGGTTCACACCTATGGAGGTGCGTTACACACTCATTTCCGGCCATTACAAGCAGCAGTTAAATTTCACCTTTGCGTCCTTAAAGGCCGGCAGAAGCGCCATGAAGAAAATGGAGAAGGCGGTCACGAAGTATCTGGAACAGGCTGGACTGACCGAAGAAGATTTCCTCGCATTCGCTCAGGCCCCCTACCCTACAGAGTTTGGTTACTTCCAACGAGCTTGGGACGGAATCGCCAATGACCTCAATGTTTCCCAGGCTACCGGCGGCATATTTGCAGGTTTCGCCCAGTTGGAAAAAGTAAAACTCGATGCGGACTCGATTCTAAAAGAACTCAAGGCGCTAGCGAACGTGCTTTATGCCATTGGTATTCAACTTTTCCAGAAGGTTGAAGAAACTATCATTGAAATCCCGGATGAGGTACAAGTCCTGGGCCAGGAACGTTGGCAGGCCAAACAAGCCCGCGACTGGGAAAAAGCGGATGCTCTCCGCAACCAGCTTCAGGAAGCAGGATGGCAAAGCCTTGACCGGAAGGACGGCTACGATCTGACTCCCATCTATTAGAACTTATCTTGCTGACACCACGCTTTATTAGACGATGAAAGACATGTCTCCACTCGAAGAAATCCGACATTCGTCGGCTCATATACTCGCGACAGCCGTATTGCGGTTATTCCCAGAAGCCAAACTCGACATTGGCCCTCCGACGGATACCGGCTTTTATTACGATTTTGATATCGCACACAAGTTCACCGCGGATGACCTGGAAGCCATCGAGGCGGAGATGAAGAAGGTCATTAATGAGAATCAACGGTTCGAACGTTTCGAGAAGACACGGGAAGAAGCCATCGAATTGGTCAAGGAAATCGGTCAGGACGAGTACAAGTTGGGCCGCTTGGAGGATATTCCCGAAGGTGACACCATCAGCTTTTACCGAAACGGTGAGTTTGTAGACCTGTGTGCAGGCACGCATGTAAACTACAGTAAGAAGATCAAAGCGTTTAAGCTGTTGAGTGTGGCTGGTGCCTATCACCGTGGTGACGAGAACAATAAGCAACTACAACGTATCTACGGTACCGCCTTCGCTACCAAAGATGAGCTACAGCAGTATCTTGATCAGCAGGAGGAAGCCCGGAAACGTGATCACCGCAAAATCGGCAAGGACATGGAGCTTTTCCATATCGATGAGCATGTGGGACAAGGCCTCGTTCTCTGGACAGCCAAAGGTTCGATCATTCGTAACGAGCTACAGAATTTCATTTCAGAAGAACTTCGTAAACAAGGCTACGACCAGGTCTACACTCCGCACATCGGCAAGTTGGATCTCTACAAGACTTCTGGTCACTTCCCCTACTACCAGGATTCTCAGTATCCACCTGTAATCGATCGCCAGTCATTAGCTGATCTGGCGGAGGAGGACAAGACCTGCTCCGACCTTACGAACCTGCTCGAAGAAGGACAAATCGAAGGCTACTTGCTCAAGCCAATGAATTGCCCCATGCACATCAAACTCTTCGACTCGCAACATCACTCTTACCGTGACCTGCCGGTTCGCTTTGCAGAGTTTGGAACGGTTTATCGTTGGGAACAATCAGGAGAACTGAGTGGCATGACTCGCGTGCGTGGGTTCACTCAAGATGATGCCCACCTCTTTTGCACCGACGAGCAACTTCAGGATGAGATCAACGGATGCCTAGGCCTTGTGAAAACTGTGTTCAGCGTACTTGGCATAGAAGACTACCGAGTTCGAGTAAGCTTGCGTGATCCCAATTCGGACAAGTATGTCGGATCACCCGAGAACTGGGAGAAAGCAGAAGCCGCACTACGAGTCGCCGCAGAAACGTTAGGTGTCCCCTTCTCAGAAGAGGAAGGAGAAGCCGCCTTCTATGGCCCAAAGATCGACTTTGTTGTAAAAGACGTCATCGGCCGCGAATGGCAATTGGGAACCGTTCAAGTGGACTACAATCTACCTGAGCGCTTCGACCTTAGCTACATCGGCTCTGACAACAAACCACACCGACCTGTGATGGTCCACCGCGCTCCCTTCGGATCCATGGAACGTTTTTGTGGTGTATTGATTGAACACTTTGCCGGCAACTTTCCAACCTGGTTGGCTCCTGAACAGGTTCGTCTACTTCCTATCAATGATGCGGTTCTACCGTTTGCCGAAGAAGTTGCTTCAAAACTCAAGGTAGCCAAGGTCCGCGTAACGATTGATGGCGCTTCCGAAAAGCTGGGAGCCAAGATCCGCCGTGCTGAAATCGATAAGGTTCCTTTCGTCGGAGTCATCGGAGGGCGCGAAGCAGAAGAAGGCAATGTAACGGTTCGCTCGCGTGTAGCCAAGAGCAAGGAAGGCACGTACCCGGTCGCCGAATACTTGGATCTTATACTCAGCGAAATTGCGAACAAGACCCTGCCTGAGGGGTAAAGCAGAACAGGCTTCCAGCCTGCTTTTACTCCAAGTGGATTCAGTCGCGACTTCCGTCCTTCGCCGAAAGGCTATGGAGGACACGAAAGTTGCTCCTACAGAATAACTATCGAAACCTAACTGTAGGTGATGAGCAGTTCCAGTTTGGGAGCAAGCTCCCTTCCTACCTTTGGCGAGCTGGGGCTCGGGCGTTCCCTGGACACAAAAAAGCCCTGCCTCGAGAGGCAGGGCTCTTTAAATGCTTTGATATTAAGCGATCAATCAGATGGCACCTTCACCGCGCTCATCAGTGCGGATACGAACTGCCTCTTCGATTGGCAGGACGAAGATTTTTCCATCTCCGATCTTACCCGTCTTGGCTGCGTTGACGATGGTCTCGACTACCTTTTCTGCAATCTCACCGCCTACAGCGATCTCGACTTTAACTTTCGGTAGAAAGTCTACGGTATATTCACTGCCGCGATAGATCTCGGTGTGGCCTTTTTGACGACCGAAGCCTTTCACTTCGGTGACGGTCATACCTTCGATGCCGATCTCGGCAAGGGCTTCTTTAACTTCCTCCAATTTGAAGGGCTTAATGATGGCTGAAATGAGCTTCATTGTAATACCTTTATTTTAAATTATTTAGTGATTGTTTATGTGAACTAGATTCAACGACTGGCAGGGGCGAAGTCGGGATAAGCTTCCTGACCATGTTCACCAATGTCCAGACCTTCGTCTTCTTCTTCAGCAGAAACGCGGATTCCCATGGCTGCCTTCACAATCAGGCAAATAATGAAAGTTCCAACGAAAGCGAATATGGCAACCGAGAGGGTTCCAATCAACTGTGTGAAGAAACTGAGGTCTTCGTTTCCACCATTAAAGAATGGAAGTCCAACAGCCAAGGTTCCCCAGATTCCACAAATACCATGCACAGAGATGGCACCTACGGGATCGTCAATTTTGATTTTGTCGAAGAACAGAATCGAAACAACTACCAGGATACCTGCAATAAGACCAATGACAACGGAGGACCAAAGTGTTACCGAGTCGGCTCCAGCGGTGATACCAACGAGACCGGCCAAAATACCATTGAGGGCCATGGAAAGATCAGGCTTTTTAAGCAGCATCCAGGAAAAGAAGATGGAAGAGAATCCACCAGCAGCGGCTGCGAGTGCAGTTGTTACAAAGACAAAGGATACTCCTTCAGGAGCAGCACTTAAGACCGAACCACCGTTAAATCCGAACCATCCGAGGAAAAGTAAGAATACACCAATCGTAGCGAGAGGCATGCTGTGCCCCAGGATTGGACGGATGCGTCCTCCTTCCAAATATTTACCCCTACGTGGCCCTAAAACTATGACCGCGGCCAAGGCAGCAAAACCACCAAATGCATGAACAAGTGTAGAACCGGCAAAGTCATAGAAACCCATGCCGTCCAACCAGCCTGCTCCCCATTTCCAGGAACCGGATATTGGATATAAGAACAATACCAAAAGCGTTCCAACGACCATAAAACTACCGAGCTTGATACGCTCAGCAACAGCACCAGAAACGATAGTCGCAGCGGTAGCAGCAAACATGGCTTGGAAAATAAAGTCAGCCCAACCGGTCATGGCCAGTGCAGTTCCACCATAAGAAAAGTCCGTATTTCCATAGGCCTCCATGGTGAGTGGCGAACCCATTGCAAAAAAACCAGAGCCATCCCAGCCCGGATACATGGCATTGAATCCCCAAACCGCATAGGTCAAGAGACCCATACAAATAATAAAGACGTTCTTGAAGAGTATGTTGACAGTATTTTTAGACTGGGTCAGACCCGCTTCAAGAGTAGCAAATCCCAAGTGCATGATAAACACGAGGCCAGCTGCAATTAATGTCCAAAGCACACTAGTAGTGAAGAAATCAAAGGTTTCTCCATACTGCGCTTTGAGCGCCAAGTAATCTTCGTCGGGAGCAGCGGCCTCAACGGCGGCAGCAACAGCCTCTTCCTGAGCAAATCCGTGAATTGCAGGTCCGAAGACCCCCAACAACACAAGAGCGGTGAATAATAGTGATTTTTTTAACTTCATAATTAGATCGGTTAGCTATCGAGATAAGAGTGGTTATATGCCGATATTTAGCCCTCTTTAAGCAACCGGTGTGCCAATGGCTGGATGAATTTGCGGAAAACTCCATCTGCGTTCCCCTAATCCTTTATTCTTCAATCACTTAAGATTCTAAAAAAGATATAAGGTAAAAATCCCTTCCAAGCGGATAGTGAAAAAATCCCCTCTTCGAATTCAATGAATGAAGCATCCCTGTGCTAAATAGTATTCGAATTGACCGATCCCTTTTGGTCCTAGACCGGGCCCTGTACAAAAATGTACAATGCCCTTTATAAGGCGGATAACAAAAAGGCCCCACCCGTTCAAGGTGAGGCCTGATATTAGAATTTAAAATCTACTACTGCTTATCCACAACAATGGTCTGGATATGCAAGTCAAGCAGCTGACGCTCGGTGGCTGGGCCCGGACTCTGAGACATCAAACATTGTCCCTTCTGAGTCTTTGGAAAAGCTATGACATCGCGAATACTGGGCGACCCTGTGAGGAGACCTACAATACGATCAAGTCCCAAAGCAATACCACCATGCGGGGGTGCACCGTAACGAAATGCCTGTACCATATACCCAAAGCGATCTTCGATCACCTCCTTGGGTAACTTGAGGACTTCTTCGAATACTTTCTGCTGAAGTTCGGGTTGGTGAATACGAATACTTCCACCACCAAGTTCCATCCCGTTCAATACGAGGTCGTAATGCTGACCCCGAACCTTACGAGGATCTTCATCCAGGTATTTGGCATCTTCGACTACCGGTGCGGTAAATGGGTGGTGAGCTGATACAAAACGACCTTCCTCATCATCATAGACCATGAGTGGAAATTCGATTACCCAAAAGAAGTCCCACTGATCTTTGTCAATTGCGAGACGTCCACGCTTTTTCAAAAGCTCTGCCGCTTCGAGGCGAACCTTACCGAGGATAGAGCAGCTACGCTCCCACTCAGCCGCCATGAAGAAAACGATATCTCCGTCCTCAACATTGAGGCGCTCTTTGATCGCAGCCTTCTCTTCGTCACTAAAGAACTTCAAAATAGGTGACTTCCATTCTCCACTTTCACGGGCACGAATGAAAGCAAGCCCTTTGGCTCCCATCGCCACGGCCATATCGGTCAAGTATTTCAGCTCACCTTCAGTGAGGTCGGATAGCCCTTTGGCGTTAATGGCCTTTACACTACCGCCGCCTTTGATGACGGAATTGAATACCTTGAACTCCGAATTTTCGAATAAGTCATTCAGGTCGTTCAACTTCATGTCAAAGCGACGGTCAGGCCGGTCACTTCCGAAGTTATTCATGGCATCCTCATAGGGCATGCGCTCGAAAGGAGTCTGAATGTCGACATCGAGTGTTTCCTTCCAGAGGCGCTTCATCATGCCTTCGATCAGAGCATACATGTCTTCCCGATCAATGAAGGACATCTCCAGATCAACCTGAGTAAACTCGGGCTGACGATCAGCACGTCCATCTTCATCGCGAAAACAACGAGCCAATTGGAAATAACGCTCCACTCCGGCGACCATCAGCATTTGCTTGTACTGCTGAGGTGATTGAGCCAGGGCATAGAACTCACCTGGATTCACTCTACTCGGCACCAGATACTCACGCGCTCCCTCGGGAGTACTTTTAAAGAGCATGGGCGTTTCTACTTCAAGAAAGCCTTCGTCATCCAGATAGTCGCGGATGACCTTGGATGCACGGTGTCGGGTTTTCAGAGTGTTTAAATTCTTGGGGCGGCGAAGATCGAGATAGCGATAGGTAAGACGCAGGTCTTCATTCACCTTATCACCTTTTTCATCATCGATTGGAAATGGAGGCGTCTCAGACGCATTGAGAATCTCAAATTCAGCACCGTGAACTTCCACTTTACCAGTCGCCAACCGCTCGTTGACCGTTTCATCTTCCCGGTTCAAAACTTCACCGGCGACAGCGATCACACTTTCAGACTTTAGGTGATGAAGAATCTTCGAGACTTCATCATTGGTATTGGGATTGAAAACAACTTGTGTAATGCCTTCACGATCGCGCAAGTCGACGAATAATACGCCTCCTAGGTCACGAACGTTGTCAATCCAGCCAGTCAGAACTGCTTGTGTACCAACGTCAGATGTTCTGAGTTCTCCGCAATGATGCGTACGTTTCATGTGATAATCTTTCGTTTCGAATGGTTTTTCCTCAGTGGGAAAATGAAAAGCTGGCTATAAACCGATAGAAGAGACCAGAAATCAACACCAATTTTGCGCTCTCTGCAGGTAATATTATAAGTAGGTATTCTCAACAGAGGACTGTCAGCCTCGATGGCCTAGTCCATCCGACGGGTCAAAGCAGTCACATTCCCCACTTCATCTTCCACTTCCATGAGCAGACTTTGCCCAGAATCCTTGGGCGAATCCAGCTTTAGGATAAAGGTTTCCAGGCTTTCGTCCAAGATCCCGTCTTCTGGATGAATAGAATCCATATCGTTGCCATTGAGCCGATAAGTCGCCGAACGAATGAGACTCGTGCTATCAGATGCAGTTATCTCAAGGGTCACTTCATCTCCATCACGATCGTAGCTGCTTAAGAGAATAACTGGAGGTGTATTATCAATGAGAAACACTTCACTCACCTGTTCACCGGTTTTTGCTTCAGAAGCGGGATTTGAGGGGTCGTCAGTCACAGTAACTTTCAACCGGTAATAGCCGTCCGCGAATCCCTGAGTGGTATAAGACAAATAGGTTTCTTCAAGATCTTCAGCCAAGGTGACCCAGGTATCCTCTCCGAGAGCTGATAGTTTCACCGAGTAGCTGAGGTCATCCCCATTCCCGTCAATCGATCGCCACGCAACCGTTTGAGAGCCAGGCTTAGGAAACAATTTAACCTGCCGCGGTTTGTTTGCCAGTTTGGCAAATTCTGCTTCCACCCCGCTATTCAGGCTCCGGGCAAGATCTACGCTCGGATTGGTCGACTGAGTCGTAAAGGTGCGCGTTTCGTATCCTGAATCGAGAATTTTGATAGTGGTAATGAGCGGGGCCAGATTTTGGGTCCTTGAGAAAAAGCGGACCTGATGAACGGGTGGCACAGCCCCATCCCCAAAAAGTAAGCGATATTGCATGAAACGCGAAGGTGGAAGTGAATTCAGGAATACACCATTTTCTCCTGCCAGCTCGGTCCACTCAGTCCACGTGCGGTCTGGGCTTTCAAGGTTTCCTCCACGAACTTCAACTCCGATCTGCGACCCTTCGCCGGGATTGCTGTAAACCTGGAAACTTCCAAATTTCGAGACGTGGTCGAAATCTACAACCTCAGATTGAAAATAGCCTTCCGATGATTCGTTAGTATCAAGTTTCAGGATGCGTCCTGGATTGCTACAGATAAGATAGTATACTCCCTCATCTCCAGCCGGAATAACGCCTGTTATTTCACTACCCGCTTCTAGCGTGTGAAGCAGCGACCAATCGCCAGGATTTGAAACTTCGTATAAATGCCCTTTGCTGCCGGTGCCCAGAATCATATGACCATTCGGCATTTGAGCCAGTGAGTAGATTGAAATGTTATTCTCCAGCCACCAATTGGTAACGAAGCCTTCGGTGTCCATCCAATATAAGGATCCTGAATCACTTCCTCGGGCAGAAACTGTCATTGCGTAAAAAGGGGTCGGTTTCTGGTCACCGTTACTCGGTGTGTCTGTATCGGCAAAAAATGAACTACCAGAGGAATTGCTCGATTGGCTACTGGAAGAAGAGGAAGAAGTCGGCTTCTTCAAACTGGAGGAACGACCCGGCTGATTAAAGGAGCTGAAAAAGATGGTTCCGTCTTCCTGAGGAAGAATAGAGCGAACTTCCCGTTCTCCGGTAGAATAAATCACATTCCCCTCTCCCTCAGAATCAATACGATACAGGAGGCCATGCGTTGCACTTCCCGCCAACAAGTTTCCATCGGCCTCAAATGCGAGCGCCGTAATATGTGTTTCCTCAGAGTCAAAGAACACTTCTGCCTCGGGATCTTTATCTCCGGTATCGATCCGATAAATTTTACCTTTCGACCCGGTTGCAAGGTAGAGATTTCCGTCTTCGCCAAAAACCATGTCCCAAACATATTCGTCCTCAAGCTTCAGAAATATTTCTACGCCTCCATCCCGATTGACTCGGTATAAGGTTCCGTCCGGAGACACAGCCACATACAATTGGTCACGACTATCGAGAGCAATCGCCCGCGTCATGAGACGGTTAGGTTCAAAAACGGTTTCACTCTCACCTTCCGGTGTCACTTTAAAGACGGCACCTTGATTCCCCGTGCCAACGTAAAGGTTTCCCTTTGAATCGACTACCGCATCCCAGAGGATGGGAGCATCCAACTCAGCCAAGGTTTCCAAAGCTGGAGCAGCTAAAAGATATCCGTCGGTGTGCAGGGATATCTCATTCATCTCACCCTTACTGAAGTCATCAAATGATTGATGAGTCGTCTCGTGAGTTCGCGCCCCCAAGAAGGCGGTAGTAATAACAAAAACCAGTGCGGTAGAAAAAAGTCTCATATCATTCAACAGTTAGGGGTAGCAAAGCACTGCCTCTAAATTCCGAGTCCACAGGTATGCGCATCTCAAATCCGCTTTGCTTGCTGGTATCCTTATCAATTTTTAAGCCCTTTGCGTTCTTAAGTAGCATAAGCGTGGAAGGAGGTAGTCCTGCCAGGTGCTGCCCCTCCAGACTGATCCCGGGAGAGCGCCTCATCAGTTTGATGTAAATGTGATCTCGGCTCTTAAGCTCCTCAATACGCTTCAATAGATGCTCGAATTTAGTGGCTGTGTAAAAGCCTTCAAACTCAACCTTATCAACCGCTATCGCATCAGCTACTAATACTTCAACACGCTCTTTGCGTATTTCTTCCGGCAACACAAAGGATACTTGTTTTGAAAATCGCTCTCCCTGGTGAGTCTTCATCTGGAGCGTCAGGTTAACCGAACCTCCAGCGCTCACTTTCTCTTCATGCAAATAAACCGCTTCAAGGTAGGTGATGTCCGTCACCGGTCGCGCTTCAATCTCTACCTCCAAGGATTCAACGACGGGCGATTCGAAGGTATTATCTGTCAGCAATTGGTGGATTGCCATTTGTTGAAAGGCCGCCGACGCAGCCACTCCGGCTCCTGAAAAAATGTCTCTCACCTCGACGGGATCGTAACCATCCAAATGGATTTTGGTTTTTATACGAAGCGTCTGCTCTTCCGAATATTCAATTCCACCTTGAAGTGCCTCCATAGTAGCCATGGCGCCCACCACTGGACTTAAACGTGGATGGCGAAACATTTTAGCTGAGAACGCTTTGTATTCGAAATCCGTATACGTTACTAAAATGGACAAATCCGACATGGGAGAGATCGGACCCAATTCGGCCGCAATGCCGGTCAATCGATCCTGGTAAACGCGTCCGACGAAATCACCTGTATTGGATAACTTAAAGGAAGAAGGCATGGAGCGAACAATGGTTAACACTTCAGCCTGAGCCAGGGGCATCTCTACAGATCCCCACTGAAAGAAAGGATGGCCAAAAGCCAGCAGCTGATCGCCTTCAACATAGGTCACTGTTCCGGTAGCACCAAAACTGAAATCTCCATGCATCAAAACCGCAGCCACTGCTGAGCCCGCCTCGATCTCACCGGTAAGCTCAGATGAAGCAGATCCACCGGGACCATTCATGACCTTCACGCCCAGCTCATCTAATGTTTCGCTAAATGCCTCGAGGGTGCGGTCAGATATACCAGCAGCAATCAAAGGTGCGGGTAATGGCTGAAGAACCGTTTGAAAATCATTCAGTCGACTACGACTGGCAGGCTCAACGGACTTCCAATAGGAATTGATAGAACCACTTGCGGCTACTTCTCCACCGCGATCCTCCAACACCGGCAACATGTTGTGAATGGGAGTTACTCCAATGATAGCCTGTTCCTTGGGCCAGGTGTATCCGTATGCATAAGCACCCACCAATTTTCCATCAATGAAGACCGGACTACCGCTCATTCCAGCAACAGGGCCAGATAGAATGTTTCGATCGTCGATGGCTTCGCAGATGATCACCGATTCGTTCGGCCCAATAAAGTGCTCAGCAATGCCGATTACCCGAAGCGGAAACGTCTCCACCTCCGTACCAGACATTACAGTACGCCACTCCCCTTCCATGCCCGGCTTTACTTCCTCAAGGGGCATCAGTTCGTAAGCACTGTTTAATTGAGCACACAGACCTCCTGCTATGAAGAAGCTCACCAGGGTGAGGGCTGTGTTTAAAGCGAGGCGCATTGAAGTAACTATTCGATAATTAGGTTTTGTCCGGTCATTTCTTCGGGCTGTTCCAAGCCTAACAAATGAAGAACGGTCGGGGCTATATCAGCTAGACGTCTATCTGACTGATTTAGTTTAAAACTTTCGCACCCTTTTCCATAAATGGCCAGTTCAACCGGATTCAAAGTATGCGCGGTATGGGGACCATCCACTGCGGGATCCCACATCTGATCGCAATTTCCATGGTCGGCAGTTACCAAGGCAACGCCGTCTACTTCATCGATCGCATTCAGTAATTCACCCAAACAAGCGTCTACTTTGATACAAGCTTTCTCAACTGCTTCCATCGAACCGGTGTGCCCAACCATATCGGGATTGGCGAAATTGACTAAGATAAAATCATACTTCCCGGAAAGAATGGCGTCTTTGGTAAATTCCTTTACCTCCTCAGCCGACATTTCGGGAGCGAGATCGTAGGTGTTTACTTTCGGACTGGGTGCCATGGCCCAGTCCTCACCAGGAAACGGTTCTTCTCGGTAGTCGTTAAAGAAAAAAGTCACATGCGGATACTTTTCAGTTTCGGCACACCTGAACTGAGTCTTGCCCTGATCGGCCAAATAGCCTCCTAGAATATTGGCCATTTTCTCAGCCCGTGGAAAAACGATGTGATCGAGCATGCCCTTCTTGTATTCCGTCATACCGGCGTAATAGAGATCCAACTTCTCTCCGCGATCGAAGTCATCAAAATCGTCTTCAATAAAAGCGCGGGTAATTTCACGAGGCCGGTCCCCCCGATAATTGTAGAAGACAACCGCATCGCCATTTCCAATCGTGGCAATGGGCTCACCACTTTCTCCAGTAATCCAGGTAGGCACGACGAACTCATCACCCTGCCGGGAACTATCGAGGGGATGGTCATAGTAATGCTGGACGGCCTCTGCGGCAGAACTGGCGGAATGATCCGCTTCTTTGCCTGTCAACAGATTGTAGCCTTTGGAAACGCGCTCCCATCGGTTGTCACGGTCCATACTCCAAAATCGTCCACATACAGAGGCAATTTTTCCGATACCAAGCTCGGCACATTTGGCTTCGACTTGTTGAATGTAGCCCAGTCCGCTTTTGGGCGAGGTGTCCCGACCATCCGTGAATGCATGGATATAGGCCTCTTCTACTCCAGCCGCTTTCGCTTCGATCAACACCCCATAAAGATGCTCCAGCAATCCATGGACTCCTGCATCCGACACGATGCCCAACAAATGGAGCTTTCCCCCACTCTTGGCTCGGTTAAATGCTCCCTGAAGCGTTTCATTGCTGCGGATTGTGCCCGTATCGAAGGCCTTGGTGATCCGAACAACTTCCTGATCAACGATCCGTCCAGCACCGATATTCTGATGGCCCACCTCACTGTTTCCCATCACACCGACCGGCACTCCTACATCGAGCCCACAGGCTGCAAGCTCCGTTCGGGGCCAATTCTCCGTCAAATTGTCAGAAACGGCCGTTGGAGCGCGTTTAATGGCATTAAAGGAATCCTGGTCCGAGTTGTGGTTGGCTCCCCAACCGTCACGAATAACCAGAAGTACCGGGCGTTTTCCCTCTTTCATAAATTGGCAAATATCTTAGGTCCAAATGCTGCCCCATCCCGGGACAGAGAATCGCAAAGAATCGGGAAATAACCGTCCCAAGTCTAGAACTTATCTAAAAAATCTGCGACTCCGCGCACTGTACCCTTAGTCACGGGAAAGCCTGCAAATCCAACGGTTTCTGCTCGACCAAGAACTGACGAAGAAACGCCAAATAAATTACCTACCTGAACGCTTGACTTGAAGGGATTATATAGGTTTCTTCCGGCGCTTATCGGCGACCTGTTTACTAGGAAACCTAGAATCCTTTTACTGTTATGCCCACCAAACTGAAAGATACTCTTACGCTTCCATCGACCGAGTTCCCCATGCGGGCGAATCTCGTTCAACGTGAGCCCGAGCGCATTAAGCATTGGGAAAAGGAAGGATTGTATGAGAAAATTCAGGAGAAAAACGCCGATAATCCATCTTTCATCCTGCATGACGGGCCTCCCTTCACGAGTGGGGATGTGCACATTGGCACAGCTTTAAACAAATGCCTCAAGGAATCCATCATCCGCTACAAGTCGATGAAGGGATTTCGCGCACCTTACATTCCTGGCTGGGACTGTCACGGCCTACCCATTGAGCAACGCGTAACCCGCGAAATGCGGGAGCAGGGAAAAGACCTGCCTTCCTCAGAAATCCGCAATGCCTGCTCCGAATTTTCCATG
This genomic stretch from Opitutia bacterium ISCC 52 harbors:
- a CDS encoding ammonium transporter, which gives rise to MKLKKSLLFTALVLLGVFGPAIHGFAQEEAVAAAVEAAAPDEDYLALKAQYGETFDFFTTSVLWTLIAAGLVFIMHLGFATLEAGLTQSKNTVNILFKNVFIICMGLLTYAVWGFNAMYPGWDGSGFFAMGSPLTMEAYGNTDFSYGGTALAMTGWADFIFQAMFAATAATIVSGAVAERIKLGSFMVVGTLLVLFLYPISGSWKWGAGWLDGMGFYDFAGSTLVHAFGGFAALAAVIVLGPRRGKYLEGGRIRPILGHSMPLATIGVFLLFLGWFGFNGGSVLSAAPEGVSFVFVTTALAAAAGGFSSIFFSWMLLKKPDLSMALNGILAGLVGITAGADSVTLWSSVVIGLIAGILVVVSILFFDKIKIDDPVGAISVHGICGIWGTLAVGLPFFNGGNEDLSFFTQLIGTLSVAIFAFVGTFIICLIVKAAMGIRVSAEEEDEGLDIGEHGQEAYPDFAPASR
- the thrS gene encoding threonine--tRNA ligase — translated: MKDMSPLEEIRHSSAHILATAVLRLFPEAKLDIGPPTDTGFYYDFDIAHKFTADDLEAIEAEMKKVINENQRFERFEKTREEAIELVKEIGQDEYKLGRLEDIPEGDTISFYRNGEFVDLCAGTHVNYSKKIKAFKLLSVAGAYHRGDENNKQLQRIYGTAFATKDELQQYLDQQEEARKRDHRKIGKDMELFHIDEHVGQGLVLWTAKGSIIRNELQNFISEELRKQGYDQVYTPHIGKLDLYKTSGHFPYYQDSQYPPVIDRQSLADLAEEDKTCSDLTNLLEEGQIEGYLLKPMNCPMHIKLFDSQHHSYRDLPVRFAEFGTVYRWEQSGELSGMTRVRGFTQDDAHLFCTDEQLQDEINGCLGLVKTVFSVLGIEDYRVRVSLRDPNSDKYVGSPENWEKAEAALRVAAETLGVPFSEEEGEAAFYGPKIDFVVKDVIGREWQLGTVQVDYNLPERFDLSYIGSDNKPHRPVMVHRAPFGSMERFCGVLIEHFAGNFPTWLAPEQVRLLPINDAVLPFAEEVASKLKVAKVRVTIDGASEKLGAKIRRAEIDKVPFVGVIGGREAEEGNVTVRSRVAKSKEGTYPVAEYLDLILSEIANKTLPEG
- the cysS gene encoding cysteine--tRNA ligase; amino-acid sequence: MSLHLHDTMTRSIQPLKAEDGKQFRFYCCGPTVYGPAHIGNFRAFLVQDVLRRALEVAGLNPYHVRNLTDVDDKTIRTSQAEGKSLGEFTRFWTEKFHEDSEALNILPPHKEPKATEHIPQQILLVERLAAKGLAYAANDGSVYFKVSAYEPYGKLSRLKEREISTQSTTSSGEQNDADEYDRESVADFALWKSRKPDDGDNFWESPWGEGRPGWHLECSAMSQEYLGDSFDLHGGGIDLCFPHHENEIAQSEGATGKPFARHWFHNAHLMVEGQKMSKSLGNLYTLEDLKDKGFTPMEVRYTLISGHYKQQLNFTFASLKAGRSAMKKMEKAVTKYLEQAGLTEEDFLAFAQAPYPTEFGYFQRAWDGIANDLNVSQATGGIFAGFAQLEKVKLDADSILKELKALANVLYAIGIQLFQKVEETIIEIPDEVQVLGQERWQAKQARDWEKADALRNQLQEAGWQSLDRKDGYDLTPIY
- the aspS gene encoding aspartate--tRNA ligase, with protein sequence MKRTHHCGELRTSDVGTQAVLTGWIDNVRDLGGVLFVDLRDREGITQVVFNPNTNDEVSKILHHLKSESVIAVAGEVLNREDETVNERLATGKVEVHGAEFEILNASETPPFPIDDEKGDKVNEDLRLTYRYLDLRRPKNLNTLKTRHRASKVIRDYLDDEGFLEVETPMLFKSTPEGAREYLVPSRVNPGEFYALAQSPQQYKQMLMVAGVERYFQLARCFRDEDGRADRQPEFTQVDLEMSFIDREDMYALIEGMMKRLWKETLDVDIQTPFERMPYEDAMNNFGSDRPDRRFDMKLNDLNDLFENSEFKVFNSVIKGGGSVKAINAKGLSDLTEGELKYLTDMAVAMGAKGLAFIRARESGEWKSPILKFFSDEEKAAIKERLNVEDGDIVFFMAAEWERSCSILGKVRLEAAELLKKRGRLAIDKDQWDFFWVIEFPLMVYDDEEGRFVSAHHPFTAPVVEDAKYLDEDPRKVRGQHYDLVLNGMELGGGSIRIHQPELQQKVFEEVLKLPKEVIEDRFGYMVQAFRYGAPPHGGIALGLDRIVGLLTGSPSIRDVIAFPKTQKGQCLMSQSPGPATERQLLDLHIQTIVVDKQ
- a CDS encoding P-II family nitrogen regulator translates to MKLISAIIKPFKLEEVKEALAEIGIEGMTVTEVKGFGRQKGHTEIYRGSEYTVDFLPKVKVEIAVGGEIAEKVVETIVNAAKTGKIGDGKIFVLPIEEAVRIRTDERGEGAI